AAAAAGATCACGAATTCCTTCTTAAAGGAGATGTTTTCACTGAAGACGTTATCTCCTCATGGATCGAATGGAAAAGGGAAGAAATCACTGCTGTTAACAGCAGACCCCACCCCCACGAATTCTTCCTGTACTACGACGCGTAAAAAGTCAACTTCCGCAAGACTTTTCACGGGGCGCCCTGTTTTCGGGGCGCTCTTTTTTTATAATAGTTCAGAAAAACCTGCATCCATGCAGTTTTTCTTCACTCGCAGCCTGTGCGGTGAAACCGCTTGCTGCTCTGGTTACGCTTGCGCTCCTCGCATTCGCTGCGGTACGCGCTCCACGGGCACATCCTTCTTACAATAGTTCGCAGAAACATACCTCCTGTAGTTTCTGCTTTATAGGCTCCGCTTCGCACGGCGCAGTTCCGTCCTTGGAACTGTTTGCGTCATTGCGAACTCCGCAGGAGTGAAGCAATCTCTCAGTATATCCAGGGACTGCTTCGTTGCAGTGACATAGCAATGCGTCATTCTGAGGCTTTAGCCGAAGAATCCCTTTCTCTTCTATCTTCTTCAAAAATCAGCTATAGTAAAATATGATAAAACTTACAGTGGTTGCCGACAACTATACAGATTCGCTCAGCCTGTGCGCCGAACACGGATTTTCCTGCGTGCTGGAAACAGAGAAGCTCAGCATTCTGCTGGACACAGGTCAGGGAATGGCACTTAAAAACAATCTGTCAGCTCTGGGCTTCAATAACAGGTTTGACATAGCCGTCATAACCCACGGGCATTATGATCACACAGGAGGCCTCACCGAAGCCCTTAAAAACGGTGTTGCCCTTGCAGACAGGCTCTATGTCCATGAAAACATATTTGCCGGGCATATGAAGAAAAATCCCGACGGCACGTTCAGCTTCATAGGTGTGGATGCGGACGAAAATAACCTCGGAAACCTCTACTCCCTTACAAAAGTTAAGGGTAAAACGGAGATAGCCGAAAACATATTCCTTTGCGGCGAAATTCCCCGGTACACCGATTTTTCAGCCGATGAGAACCTGTATATCCAGACTCCCGCTGGCTGTGTGAAAGATCCTTTTGATGATGAGATTTTCCTTGTAATAATAGATGATGAAAGCCTTGTTGTGGTCACAGGCTGCTCCCACTGCGGAATAATGAATATAATCGAACATACGGAAAAGCTGTTCCCTGACTATAAAATACGC
The window above is part of the Geovibrio ferrireducens genome. Proteins encoded here:
- a CDS encoding MBL fold metallo-hydrolase, with the translated sequence MIKLTVVADNYTDSLSLCAEHGFSCVLETEKLSILLDTGQGMALKNNLSALGFNNRFDIAVITHGHYDHTGGLTEALKNGVALADRLYVHENIFAGHMKKNPDGTFSFIGVDADENNLGNLYSLTKVKGKTEIAENIFLCGEIPRYTDFSADENLYIQTPAGCVKDPFDDEIFLVIIDDESLVVVTGCSHCGIMNIIEHTEKLFPDYKIRSLIGGFHLFRADESQTSQVADYLQRKNISNLLTGHCTGIDAFMTIKNTLGSSVNMTKAGLKRLV